Proteins from one Mesotoga infera genomic window:
- the dnaA gene encoding chromosomal replication initiator protein DnaA, translating into MSSQIINVLKKKVAKKTWDNWFSTFELKSVEDDRVVFSVANLFIKDWLQTKYGGVINRSIHEATGKELPFEIVFKDGELSKEETAVHQQAGSLLKRKPLMISNLNPEYTFENFVVGEENRALYEVARDVARNPGKYNPFFVYGGVGLGKTHLLQAIAQETMTNFPDKKVLYITSEQFMNDMIQSIKENNIQKFRDHYRKRSDVLLIDDIQFLIGKKGVQTEFFHSFNELHDAGKQLIICSDRNPEELDNFHSRLISRFQMGMLMTIQQPEAETRFHIAKKLAQRESVSLPDDVAMILASNIDGNLRRLRGAIIKLIVHSSVYNARIDISLASRILQSFASSPGIPSSQKPIDQIYDAIERIMKISREDIKGNSRNKEIVLARQLVMYILKQHFGKQVVEIARETGKQHPTVIHSIKKIDKSVMMGKGSTKILYDDLIGLLSSRSAAV; encoded by the coding sequence GTGTCTAGCCAAATTATAAACGTCCTCAAAAAGAAGGTTGCCAAAAAGACCTGGGACAACTGGTTCTCCACTTTTGAATTGAAATCTGTAGAGGATGACAGGGTTGTCTTTTCCGTCGCGAATCTCTTTATAAAAGACTGGCTTCAAACCAAGTACGGTGGAGTCATAAACAGGTCCATTCACGAAGCCACCGGGAAGGAGCTACCTTTCGAGATAGTCTTCAAGGACGGAGAGCTTTCGAAAGAAGAGACTGCGGTACATCAACAGGCCGGCTCTCTTCTGAAGAGAAAACCACTGATGATTTCCAATCTCAATCCCGAATACACTTTCGAAAACTTCGTGGTCGGCGAAGAAAACAGGGCGCTATACGAAGTGGCGCGTGACGTCGCACGCAATCCCGGGAAGTACAATCCCTTCTTTGTGTACGGAGGCGTAGGACTCGGAAAGACCCACCTTCTACAGGCCATCGCACAGGAGACGATGACGAATTTCCCCGACAAGAAGGTTCTCTATATCACCAGTGAGCAGTTCATGAACGATATGATCCAGTCGATAAAAGAGAACAACATCCAGAAGTTCAGGGATCATTATCGGAAGAGGTCGGACGTTCTTCTCATAGACGACATCCAGTTTCTAATTGGAAAAAAGGGCGTCCAGACCGAATTTTTCCATTCCTTCAACGAGCTTCACGACGCCGGTAAACAACTCATAATATGTTCCGATAGAAATCCCGAGGAGCTGGACAACTTTCACAGCAGGCTTATATCCAGGTTTCAGATGGGTATGTTGATGACCATACAGCAGCCGGAGGCCGAAACAAGGTTCCATATCGCAAAAAAGCTTGCACAGCGTGAATCGGTGAGCCTTCCCGACGATGTCGCGATGATACTGGCAAGCAACATCGACGGGAACCTCAGAAGACTGAGAGGAGCCATAATCAAGCTAATAGTTCACAGCAGCGTTTACAACGCCAGAATCGATATATCATTGGCCAGCAGGATCTTACAATCCTTTGCAAGTTCGCCGGGCATTCCTTCCAGCCAGAAACCGATCGACCAGATCTACGATGCGATCGAACGCATAATGAAGATATCCAGAGAGGATATAAAGGGAAATAGCCGGAACAAAGAGATAGTTCTCGCCAGGCAGCTCGTGATGTACATACTCAAACAGCATTTTGGCAAGCAGGTCGTGGAGATAGCCCGCGAGACCGGAAAACAACATCCTACCGTCATACACTCGATCAAGAAGATAGACAAAAGCGTTATGATGGGTAAGGGCAGCACCAAGATACTGTACGACGATCTGATAGGTCTGCTTTCATCCAGGTCGGCAGCCGTTTGA